GTACGCGCCCGGAAGGGTCTGCAGGACGGGCGGCAGGGGGATCCCGTGGATCCCGTTGTCTCCGCCCGTGACGGGGTACCACCGCAGGGCCACGATCCACACGAAGGACCCGAGGGACAGCTGCAGCATGCCGAAGTACAGGCGCGACAGCCGCACGCAGAAGAAGCCGATCACGAGCCCCGCTACCCCTGCGGCCAGCGGACCCGAAAGGAAGGCCAGCCATACGGGCCAGCCCAGGCGCGTGATCCCCACCGCGGCGGTGTATGCGCCGATCCCGTAGAACACGCCGTGGTGGAACTGGTACAGCCCCCCGTAACCGAGCACCAGGTTCAGACTGGTGGCCAGCAACCCCGTCACCAGCACCAGGGCCAGCAGGTACAGGAAGAAGGGCGGCAGGATCGCGGGAGCCGCCGCCAACGCGGCCAATGCGAGCCCCAGGAGGATCCGGCCGCTCACCACGCGGACCGCAACAGGCCTGTGGGCCGCACCAGCAGCACCGCCGCGGTGACCGCGTAGGGGAACGCCACGGCGAACTGCGGCCAGACCAGCAGGCCCACAGACTGGGTGACCCCGAATAGCAGGGAACCCGCCAGGGCGCCCCACAGGTTGCCCAGGCCGCCCACGATCACGATGAGGAAGCTGTCGATGAGCAAGCTGTGGTCCATGCCCAGCATGATGCTGGTGGTGGGCGCCACCAACGCCCCGCCCAGGCCGGCCAGGAAGCAGCCCAGGGCGAAGGCCATCCCGAAGACCCGGTTCACGTCCACGCCCAGCACCGCCACCATGTCCCGGTCGGTCGCGGCGGCCCTGGCAACCCTGCCCGCCCGGGTGCGGTGGGTGAACAGCCACAGGCCCAGACCCACCAGCGGCCCGGCAGCCAGCAGCACCAGGTTGAACGTGGGCAGGGCGACCCCCAGGACGGTCACCGCGCCCTGCAGCGACGGTGGCGGCACCAGGGACCGGTAGGTGGGTCCCCACAGCAGCTTCACCGCGTCATTGAGGATCAGCATCACCCCGAAGGTGAACAGGATGAGCATGAGGTGCTCGCGGTGGTACAGCCGCGAGAGCAGGAGCCGCTCCAGGACCAGGCCCACGGCCGCGGTGACCAGGGGGGCGGCGGCCAGGGCCAGCCACAGGCCCGCGGGGTGGGCGCCGACGGCCTCGGCCACCGTCCACGCCACGAAGGCGCCCAGCATGTACAGAGACCCGTGGAACACGTTGGGCACCCGCAGGACGCCCAGGATCAGGGTGAGCCCCGCCGAGACGATGAACAGGATCATCGCCCGGCTGAGACCCACGAGAACCTGGCCAAGGACAGCAGGCAGATCCACGCCCGCAACCACCCCGCCCTCGCCGACGCCTCAGCCCGGCAAGGTCTAGCCTCTATATCCCGTCGACCTGAGACTCAGCAGGGTCTCGAGCAAGTAGAAGTCTCCCCACAACAGCTCGTGCTCGGGGGCCACCCCGGCGTTCCGGTTGAAGCAGCCGGCGAGCACCATGCCGGGTGGCCTGGGATCCCCGCGTCCCAAGGGGGTCAGGTAGCCCTGGACCACACAGCGCGCCAGCTCGACCCCCGCCCGCGCCAGCGGGCGCAGCCGGGCCTCCTCGTCCAGGACCCTTGCCAGTTCCACCAATCCCGCGGCCGCCACGACAGCGGCCGAGGTGTCCACCGGGCACGCGGGAATGTTGGGGTCTGTGAGGTCCCACCAGGGCACGCCCGTGGGGGCCCGGTGGGCCATGAGGAAGCCCACTGCCTGCTCCAGGGCCTCCAGGTAGCGCGACCAGCGCGTGTGCAGATACGCCAGGACGAGGCCATGGATGAACCAAGCCTGCCCGCGGGCCCACGTGGAGTCGGCACTGTAGCCGAGCAAGGTCCACCGGCCCTGGGGGGCGCCGGTCTCCGGGTGGAAGTCGATGAATTCCCACGTGGATCCATCCGGACGCATGAACCACTCCACGGTGCGGTCCGCGTGGGCCGCGCACAGGTCCCGGTACCAGGCCTCCCCGGTTTCCCTCCAGGCCCACCAGGGCAGCAGCAGGTTGATGTAGATGTTGTCCACCGCCGTGATGAAACTCCCGTGTGTACCCCAGCGCGTCTGCCCGCCTCCTGCGTCGGAGGCGCCCCGCACGCGCACCTGGTGGCCCACCGGGGACTGACGGGCACGGGGGTTGTACATGCCCGCAACCTTGGGGGCCACCCGGAGGGCGTGCTGACGCAGGGCCTCGTCGCCGAACAGCTGGTACCCCCGCGCGCAGGAAAAGTAGTACAGCGCAGACCGGAACATGTCGTCCTGGTCCTGGTACGTCAGCAGCTCTTCGGTCAGCCGCAGGCCCAACGTCCGGAGGTCCTCCCGCCCACGGTGGAGCGCGGCGTACCACAGGGCGCACACCCAGTGGCCCCCACACCACTCGCTCTCCTCGGTGGAGAGCCATTCGCCCGTGTCCGGGTCGGCGTAGTAGGGAAACCGATCTCCCACCGCAGCCGCTGTGGACTCGACCCGGTCCAGACAGCGTTCCAGCGCCTCCTCCGCCCAGTCTGCCATGCCGGACTTCCCCGGACGGGCGGGCGCTAGCGTGCCTGCCGCCGCGATCGCTCGATGTCCTCGCAGGTGGGCATCACGTCGCTGGGCGGAACCGTGACGAGGTCACCTCCCACCAGAAAGGGAAAGCGGGGGTCGCGTCGGGTCACCCCGAAGATCATGGGGAGGACCACTTGGTGATCACAAGCGCGCATCTCCACCTCTCCCACGGGGCTGGGGATCCGCAAGTTTTCCAGGGCGTCCACGAACCGTTCGCGGTCCAGAGACCGGGCCCGGCGGTAGGCTTCCGCGATGAGGTGAGCGGTGACGTAGCCGTGGAAGGCCGGGAACCCGGGCGGGGTACCGTAGGCAGCCTGGAAGTCCTGCACGAACTTCCGGTTCGCGGGGGTGTCCGGGTAGTAGAACAGGTAGTCCGTGGTTCCCATCACGCCTTCCGGGGCTGCGGCGCCCAGCGGTCGCAGCACCGTGGCATCGATGGCGGTGTGGATGGCGGCGGGGATCCGCTCCGCGAACCCGATCACCTTCATGGTGCGGAGCACGTTGGCCATGCCCCCTCCACCCGTCCCGAAGAACACCGCCTGCGGCCGCGCCTGCAGGATCTGGGTCAGGTAGGGAACCAGGTCTGGCTCGCCCAGCCTCCACCAGGTCTGGCCCAGGAGCTGTACCTCCGGGTTCTTCCGCTTCATGAAGCGCACGAAGGATCGCGTGATCTGCTGGCCGTACTCGTAGTCCTCGGCACCGATCCAGAATCTGGTGTAGCCCTTCCGGGCCACACCTTCCGCCAGGGCCTTGCCCGCCATGGCAGTGTTCTCCGTGGTGCTGAACACGTACCGGTGGCCCTTGGCCCCCGTGATGTCCTCGCTCTTGGCGATCCACACGAAGAGGGGCACGCGTTGCTCCCGTGCGAAGACGGACACCGCGAGGGCGGTGGAACTGCTCAGAATCCCGGCGAGGAGGTCCACCCGCTCCTGCAGGACCAGCTCCCGCGCCATGCTCAGCCCGATCTCCGGGCTGAACTTCTCGTCCCGGGTGACGAACTCGATGCGGGCGCCGTGGATCCCGTCCCGGTTGATCTCCTGCAGGGCCAGCTTGAACCCGTTGAGGGCGTCGTTAGCGAACACCGCGGCCGGGCCGCTGTAGGTGTCCACGATCCCCACCTTGATGTTGCGGTCCAGGCGCACTGCGGGGGCTGCGCTGGCACCGGCTACAGCTGCCGCCGCCAGCGCGCCCACGGTTACCAGCACCCACGCCCTACGGCGCATGTCGCCCAGCCCCCTTTCGACGTTGCGTTCTCTGCAGTGCTCGGTAGTTCTGCACGGAGGGAGCACGGGCCTGCCGGCCTCAGCCCCCCGCGGGTATCACGTCACGCAGGGCCGTCTCGAACCGGTCGACCTCCACAGGGGTGCCCACGGAGACCCGGATCCACGTGGCCCCTGGGGGCCCCGGCCGGACGACGACCCCACGGCGCAGGAGGTCGCGCCCCACCTGATCCGCGGGCCGACCCACGTCGAGCCAGACGAAGTTCGCCACGCTCGGGTAGGTGCGCAGGTGGAGCCGTTCGGCCAGCTGGTGCAGCCGGGTCCGTCCCTCCGCCACCACCTGCAGGGTGCGCGCCACGTGGTTCTGGTCCCCCAGGGCCGCGAGGGCCGCCGCCTGTGCAGGGGAGGAGACCTGGAAGGGCTCC
The window above is part of the Armatimonadota bacterium genome. Proteins encoded here:
- a CDS encoding branched-chain amino acid ABC transporter permease; its protein translation is MVAGVDLPAVLGQVLVGLSRAMILFIVSAGLTLILGVLRVPNVFHGSLYMLGAFVAWTVAEAVGAHPAGLWLALAAAPLVTAAVGLVLERLLLSRLYHREHLMLILFTFGVMLILNDAVKLLWGPTYRSLVPPPSLQGAVTVLGVALPTFNLVLLAAGPLVGLGLWLFTHRTRAGRVARAAATDRDMVAVLGVDVNRVFGMAFALGCFLAGLGGALVAPTTSIMLGMDHSLLIDSFLIVIVGGLGNLWGALAGSLLFGVTQSVGLLVWPQFAVAFPYAVTAAVLLVRPTGLLRSAW
- a CDS encoding ABC transporter substrate-binding protein, with translation MRRRAWVLVTVGALAAAAVAGASAAPAVRLDRNIKVGIVDTYSGPAAVFANDALNGFKLALQEINRDGIHGARIEFVTRDEKFSPEIGLSMARELVLQERVDLLAGILSSSTALAVSVFAREQRVPLFVWIAKSEDITGAKGHRYVFSTTENTAMAGKALAEGVARKGYTRFWIGAEDYEYGQQITRSFVRFMKRKNPEVQLLGQTWWRLGEPDLVPYLTQILQARPQAVFFGTGGGGMANVLRTMKVIGFAERIPAAIHTAIDATVLRPLGAAAPEGVMGTTDYLFYYPDTPANRKFVQDFQAAYGTPPGFPAFHGYVTAHLIAEAYRRARSLDRERFVDALENLRIPSPVGEVEMRACDHQVVLPMIFGVTRRDPRFPFLVGGDLVTVPPSDVMPTCEDIERSRRQAR